The proteins below are encoded in one region of Penicillium psychrofluorescens genome assembly, chromosome: 4:
- a CDS encoding uncharacterized protein (ID:PFLUO_006942-T1.cds;~source:funannotate), translating into MPATRSINNGVTLPTLDDYGSIFDHYPDSPVEEPREWESPENRVKRRRGQEKNAQSDPKTRRSEVEWVIPALRNFSLAPFLGDLGRTLINDGVYLPHPDIAPPINRHPYRRRQRPAPLSWTDPSAPHWETEQWLKLHSLQNKARFYRTELLDEPLIGAENYLPWAENMGEMLDQSNVRPIVGSSLEPVPATSKFYTRWRQVNNHAWMMMTANVSRRIRRELCDNGLAWDARGTWSYLQRTCGGDLAMTRRSFQGIRDLLRIGYDDCSSLDDYLCKMLVCIRAIECNRQGREDNVWLWCQFILVNLGPGWDDWVSDLVTKVEDDSTKGDFLNSFEHLYQLLGAEEARGVRASRFLPRGGE; encoded by the coding sequence ATGCCAGCCACCCGATCTATCAACAATGGAGTCACCCTGCCTACACTGGATGATTATGGCAGCATTTTCGACCACTACCCAGACTCGCCTGTGGAGGAGCCACGCGAATGGGAATCCCCGGAGAACCGAGTCAAGCGAAGACGAGGTCAAGAGAAGAACGCACAGTCTGATCCGAAAACCAGGAGGAGCGAGGTGGAATGGGTTATCCCAGCCTTACGCAACTTTTCACTCGCTCCGTTTCTCGGTGACCTAGGTCGAACACTGATCAACGACGGAGTATACCTCCCGCACCCGGACATAGCACCGCCCATCAACAGACATCCGTACCGGCGCAGACAGAGACCGGCTCCGCTCTCGTGGACCGATCCGTCGGCTCCACACTGGGAGACTGAACAATGGCTTAAGCTGCATTCGCTGCAGAACAAGGCCAGGTTTTACCGGACAGAGCTCCTCGACGAGCCGCTGATCGGTGCAGAGAACTATCTTCCCTGGGCAGAAAATATGGGAGAGATGCTGGACCAGTCCAATGTCCGGCCGATTGTTGGCAGTAGTCTGGAGCCAGTGCCGGCGACGAGCAAGTTTTATACCCGGTGGAGACAGGTGAACAATCAcgcgtggatgatgatgactgCAAATGTGTCGCGGAGGATCCGGCGTGAGCTCTGCGATAATGGATTGGCGTGGGACGCGCGAGGCACTTGGAGTTATCTCCAGAGGACATGCGGCGGCGACTTGGCCATGACACGGCGATCCTTCCAAGGCATTCGAGACCTTTTGCGCATCGGGTACGATGACTGCTCGTCGCTAGATGATTACCTGTGTAAAATGCTAGTCTGCATCCGGGCCATCGAGTGCAACCGCCAAGGAAGGGAAGACAATGTCTGGTTGTGGTGCCAGTTCATTCTGGTAAATCTAGGTCCGGGATGGGATGATTGGGTCTCGGATCTTGTGACAAAGGTCGAGGATGACAGCACTAAAGGCGACTTCCTGAACAGCTTCGAGCACCTGTATCAACTCCTTGGGGCGGAGGAAGCGCGGGGTGTACGTGCTTCACGCTTCCTGCCGCGGGGTGGTGAGTGA
- a CDS encoding uncharacterized protein (ID:PFLUO_006943-T1.cds;~source:funannotate) translates to MITLPLPRVESLADCTSFRFTVLPYFSQLEWLAPSLREAGRDLNSLKAVYLATNPFISALAFGACLAALFFVAAEINRNYSQVDRFWSILPAVYNVHFATWARLAGIRTQTVDTIAVISVLWSARLTFNYWRKGGYKIGSEDYRWEIVRAKVNNNFVFMIFNLTFIAAAQSLLLLLITAPTYVLLVVAHTQGPESFGLPDLVFSRAAFFFIIIEFFADQQQWNFHQAKFEYQNHARISDKYKDKYTSEDLERGFVVSGLWSLSRHPNFVVEQAVWVTLYLWSCYRTETYLQWTGLGVVGYLLIFQGSTRLTESISAAKYPEYREYQARVGRFIPRWSVKSNQTKRGGKKAEKAIKDKKSK, encoded by the exons ATGATTACTCTCCCGCTGCCCCGTGTTGAGTCCCTGGCAGACTGCACCTCGTTTAGGTTCACCGTTCTTCCTTATTTTTCCCAGTTGGAATGGCTGGCCCCCAGTTTGCGCGAAGCCGGTCGCGACCTGAATAGCTTGAAGGCTGTGTACCTCGCCACCAACCCCTTCATCTCTGCACTCGCTTTTGGCGCATGCCTTGCTGCGCTGTTCTTTGTGGCAGCGGAGATCAACCGCAACTATTCGCAGGTGGATCGCTTCTGGAGCATCTTGCCCGCCGTGTACAATGTGCACTTCGCCACCTGGGCACGCTTGGCTGGAATTCGCACCCAGACTGTGGACACGATCGCTGTTATTAGTGTGCTGTGGAGT GCTCGCCTGACATTCAATTACTGGCGCAAAGGAGGTTACAAGATCGGGTCTGAGGACTACCGCTGGGAGATCGTGCGCGCAAAAGTGAACAACAATTTTGTGTTCATGATCTTCAACCTGACCTTCATTGCTGCGGCTCAgtcgttgctgctgcttctcaTCACCGCGCCGACCTACGTTTTGCTTGTAGTGGCGCACACCCAGGGCCCCGAGTCGTTTGGGCTGCCcgacttggtcttctcccgcgcggcctttttctttattattattgaatTCTTCGCCGACCAACAACAGTGGAACTTCCACCAAGCCAAGTTCGAGTACCAGAACCACGCGCGCATTTCCGACAAGTACAAGGACAAGTACACCTCCGAAGACCTCGAGCGTGGGTTCGTGGTCAGCGGACTCTGGTCCCTGTCGCGTCACCCCAATTTTGTCGTCGAACAGGCTGTCTGGGTGACCCTGTATCTGTGGAGCTGTTACCGCACTGAGACCTACCTCCAGTGGACTGGTCTCGGTGTCGTGGGCTacctcctcatcttccaggggAGCACCCGCCTCACCGAGTCTATCAGTGCGGCCAAGTACCCAGAGTACCGCGAGTACCAGGCCCGTGTTGGCCGATTTATTCCCCGTTGGTCTGTGAAGTCGAACCAGACCAAGCGAGggggcaagaaggccgagaaggcgatcaaggacaagaagagcAAATAA